A region from the Pseudomonas cucumis genome encodes:
- a CDS encoding response regulator yields the protein MTAVVLPAVPRVLIAEADPWSRDLLKQVLLNVRCDARLDLCADGQETLHLLAENPYDLVIVDWELPGVDGLNVLRSVRQRKRNPPLPFILMSSRNDSASVREVLPLAPTAYLTKPLNMENLTQRLQDLLLNAGEEVSCEVPSLAPGMTLSVYLERRRELAEGAPLMTDVQVAIKRSLNPNGLDLTRLEDEIRTDPQITAVLIAAANSAAQHHGVAVQTLAQALHRLGTGQSMNLILGLALKRSARLSDPQLADYAERYWELSLHTAEYARTLARLLDLDQARCYCAGMLHCLGDLALLRCLQEWKQAGGELDEWQEVGDALAEFGAAYGSALRARWRLPLELRELIAAVYQFGGGVYSREALVMNMAAQLARLTEHEGIEALSKSRTARLLKIGLPELMRLRKK from the coding sequence ATGACTGCTGTCGTTTTACCTGCTGTACCGCGTGTGCTGATTGCCGAGGCCGACCCTTGGTCCCGCGACCTGCTCAAGCAGGTGTTGTTGAATGTGCGCTGCGACGCACGGCTGGACCTGTGTGCCGATGGCCAGGAGACACTGCACCTGTTGGCGGAAAATCCTTACGACTTGGTGATCGTCGACTGGGAGTTGCCCGGCGTCGATGGCCTGAACGTCTTGCGCAGTGTACGTCAGCGCAAGCGTAACCCGCCGCTGCCCTTCATTCTGATGAGCAGCCGCAACGACAGCGCCAGCGTGCGCGAAGTCTTGCCCTTGGCGCCGACGGCGTACCTGACCAAACCCTTGAACATGGAAAACCTGACCCAGCGCCTGCAGGATTTGTTGCTGAACGCCGGTGAAGAGGTGTCGTGCGAGGTGCCGTCATTGGCGCCAGGCATGACCTTGTCGGTGTACCTGGAGCGGCGGCGCGAACTGGCGGAGGGGGCGCCGTTGATGACCGACGTGCAGGTGGCGATCAAACGCAGCCTCAATCCCAATGGCCTCGATCTGACACGGCTGGAAGATGAAATCCGCACCGACCCGCAAATTACCGCTGTCCTGATCGCCGCTGCCAACAGCGCGGCCCAGCATCATGGCGTCGCTGTGCAAACTCTGGCTCAAGCGCTGCATCGCTTGGGTACCGGGCAAAGCATGAATCTGATTCTGGGCCTTGCCCTCAAGCGCAGTGCCCGGCTCAGCGATCCGCAGCTGGCGGATTATGCCGAGCGTTATTGGGAGTTGTCCCTGCATACCGCCGAATACGCGCGAACGTTGGCGCGTTTGCTGGATCTGGATCAGGCGCGCTGTTATTGCGCAGGCATGCTGCATTGCCTCGGCGACTTGGCGTTGCTGCGTTGTTTGCAGGAGTGGAAGCAGGCCGGTGGTGAGCTGGATGAATGGCAGGAAGTCGGCGATGCACTCGCCGAGTTCGGCGCGGCTTACGGTTCGGCGCTGCGGGCCCGCTGGCGCCTGCCTTTGGAGCTGCGAGAGCTGATTGCGGCGGTTTACCAGTTCGGTGGTGGGGTTTACTCCCGCGAAGCGCTGGTGATGAACATGGCCGCGCAACTGGCGCGCCTGACCGAGCATGAGGGGATCGAGGCGTTGTCCAAAAGCCGTACGGCACGATTGCTCAAGATTGGATTGCCGGAACTGATGCGTTTGCGCAAAAAATAA
- a CDS encoding GGDEF domain-containing protein, with the protein MVHKNLQDTSLPQWPEAAQTLMALMHAQGEVARLSEREQLFSSLLVSVNAVLWAYNWETRQVLYVSPAYDRIFGRPAGLLLSDYNHWRDSVYPDDLDYAERSLAQVLVKGAVEDREYRIIAADGQVRWLSDKCFINRQAEPGQPVIIVGIAEDITEKKQMEAELQRLASTDVLTQSSNRRHFFECANREFEQARLNGSPMAFLLLDIDDFKVVNDTYGHQEGDKVLQRIAESGRAALRRGDLFGRIGGEEFAAVFPGCAPDMAMQVAERLQREIQRLSFSHSGQTFGITVSQGLSSLTPDDENLDSLFARADAAMYQAKRQGKNRIISG; encoded by the coding sequence ATGGTCCATAAAAACCTACAAGACACATCCCTTCCACAGTGGCCCGAGGCCGCGCAAACCCTGATGGCGCTGATGCATGCCCAGGGTGAAGTGGCGCGCCTGAGCGAACGCGAACAGCTGTTCAGTTCGCTGCTGGTCAGCGTCAACGCCGTACTTTGGGCCTACAACTGGGAAACCCGTCAGGTGCTCTACGTCAGCCCGGCCTATGACCGGATTTTCGGCCGCCCCGCCGGTCTCTTGTTGTCCGACTACAACCACTGGCGCGACAGCGTCTATCCCGACGATCTGGACTACGCCGAACGCAGCCTTGCGCAAGTGTTGGTCAAAGGTGCCGTTGAAGACCGCGAGTATCGGATCATCGCTGCCGACGGTCAGGTGCGCTGGCTCAGCGACAAGTGCTTCATCAACCGTCAGGCCGAACCGGGCCAACCGGTGATCATCGTCGGCATTGCCGAAGACATCACCGAGAAAAAGCAGATGGAAGCCGAGCTGCAACGCCTGGCCAGCACCGATGTGCTGACCCAAAGCAGCAATCGCCGACACTTCTTCGAGTGCGCTAATCGTGAATTCGAGCAGGCGCGATTGAACGGTTCGCCGATGGCGTTCCTGCTGCTGGACATCGATGACTTCAAAGTGGTCAACGACACCTACGGCCATCAGGAAGGCGATAAGGTGCTGCAACGCATCGCCGAGAGCGGCCGCGCGGCGCTGCGGCGTGGTGATTTGTTCGGGCGGATTGGCGGCGAGGAGTTCGCCGCGGTGTTCCCCGGCTGTGCACCGGATATGGCCATGCAAGTGGCCGAGCGCCTGCAACGGGAGATTCAGCGCTTGAGTTTCAGCCATAGCGGCCAGACGTTCGGCATCACCGTCAGCCAGGGCCTGAGCAGCCTCACACCCGATGATGAAAACCTCGACAGCCTGTTCGCCCGCGCCGATGCGGCGATGTACCAGGCCAAGCGGCAGGGCAAGAATCGCATCATTTCTGGCTGA
- the desA gene encoding delta-9 fatty acid desaturase DesA has translation MWYEGFLGLSPWSLVAVTLLMTHVTIVGVTVYLHRYSAHRSLELNAGLKHFFRFWLWLTTAQNTREWTAIHRKHHAKCETVDDPHSPVIKGLSTVLRKGAELYRAEAENPETLRIYGKNCPEDWIERNLYSRFPLLGVAIMGVIDLLLFGTIGITIWAIQMMWIPVWAAGVVNGLGHAIGYRNFECRDAATNLVPWGILIGGEELHNNHHTYPNSAKLSVKKWEFDLGWAWIQVFSFLRLAKVQRVAPIAHRVEGKGSLDMDTAMAILNNRFQIMAQYRKLVIAPLVKQELEKVDHSVRHQFHRAKRLLSRETSLLDDKHHMRIQTMLEHSQALKVIYEKRLALQQIWVKTSSNGHDMLAAIKDWVHEAEASGIQSLRDFADQLKTYSLRPATA, from the coding sequence ATGTGGTACGAAGGTTTTCTTGGCTTATCGCCCTGGTCACTGGTGGCAGTCACCCTACTGATGACCCACGTGACGATCGTCGGCGTCACGGTTTATCTGCATCGCTATTCAGCCCATCGCTCGCTTGAGCTCAATGCCGGCCTGAAACATTTCTTCCGCTTCTGGCTGTGGTTGACCACGGCGCAGAACACCCGCGAGTGGACGGCTATCCACCGCAAGCACCACGCCAAATGCGAAACCGTCGATGACCCGCACAGCCCGGTCATCAAGGGTCTGTCCACCGTTCTGCGCAAAGGCGCCGAGCTGTACCGCGCCGAAGCGGAAAACCCCGAGACTCTGCGCATCTACGGCAAGAACTGCCCCGAAGACTGGATCGAACGCAACCTCTACAGCCGCTTCCCGCTGCTGGGCGTGGCGATCATGGGCGTCATCGACCTGCTGCTGTTCGGCACCATTGGCATCACCATCTGGGCCATCCAGATGATGTGGATCCCGGTGTGGGCCGCCGGCGTGGTCAATGGCCTGGGCCATGCCATCGGCTACCGCAACTTCGAATGCCGCGATGCGGCGACCAATCTGGTGCCCTGGGGCATCCTGATCGGCGGCGAAGAACTGCATAACAACCATCACACCTACCCTAACTCCGCCAAACTGTCGGTGAAGAAATGGGAATTCGACCTCGGCTGGGCCTGGATCCAGGTCTTCAGCTTCCTGCGTCTGGCCAAGGTCCAGCGGGTCGCGCCGATCGCCCACCGTGTCGAAGGCAAAGGCAGCCTGGACATGGACACCGCCATGGCGATCCTCAACAACCGCTTCCAGATCATGGCCCAGTACCGCAAGCTGGTGATCGCGCCGCTGGTCAAGCAAGAGCTGGAAAAGGTCGATCACTCGGTCCGTCACCAGTTCCACCGGGCCAAGCGTTTGCTGTCGCGGGAAACCAGCCTGCTGGACGACAAACACCATATGCGCATCCAGACCATGCTCGAGCACAGCCAGGCGCTGAAGGTAATTTACGAAAAACGCCTGGCCTTGCAACAGATCTGGGTCAAGACCAGCTCAAATGGTCACGACATGCTGGCCGCCATCAAGGATTGGGTACACGAGGCCGAGGCCAGCGGGATTCAATCCCTGCGCGACTTCGCCGACCAACTGAAAACCTACTCCCTGCGCCCCGCCACGGCCTGA
- the dibA gene encoding phosphodiesterase DibA, translating to MSATYRDALRAALLYLVLSVAWLQFSGYLLNRFFDSSTDLLRWQLINGYAWVAFSAGLIFIARARLFRCLGVGAKLRERTADRERLRQAAAVFDCTREGVLVTDSKGLIVHVNRAFMEITGYQREEVLGQRPNMFKSGHHPPGFYQAMFATLDSLGEWSGEIWNRRKSGEIYPQWQTIRLIHDDQGQFSQYVAVFSDISAIKKSEHELTHLAHHDPLTDLPNRLLLTDRAGQAVVSAQVHKRGCALLMIDLDHFKLINDSLGHSVGDQLLKGVAERLNALFGPDITLARLSGDEFAVLAENCPQPGHAAALAQRVIDGLKEPFQINGHPLFINASIGISLFPSDALSAEQLLRNADSALFKAKSAGRDGYALYTEELTAHAQQRVEIAFELRRALEQQELRVYYQPVHDLKTSRLIGVEALVRWEHPQRGLVSPAEFIPIAERTGLIAEIDAWIMRQACQQMCLWQAAGVVLSFVAVNVSSRLFARRELYQQVAQVLHDTGLDPAYLELEVTESAVMEDPEVALEQMHRLRELGVRLAIDDFGTGYSSLLRLKRLPVQKLKIDQGFVAGLPGDEDDAAIARIIIALAQSMGMQVHAEGVEQAEQASFLLEHDCDLGQGYWFGRPMPAASLDWTRAPVILPR from the coding sequence ATGTCAGCAACATATCGCGATGCTTTGCGTGCAGCGCTGCTCTATCTGGTGCTTTCCGTAGCCTGGCTCCAGTTTAGTGGTTATTTATTGAACAGGTTCTTCGATAGTTCCACCGACCTGCTGCGCTGGCAACTGATCAACGGTTATGCCTGGGTGGCGTTCAGCGCCGGGCTAATCTTTATTGCGCGGGCCCGATTGTTTCGCTGCCTGGGCGTCGGCGCCAAATTGCGTGAGCGCACTGCAGACCGGGAGCGTTTGCGTCAGGCGGCAGCGGTGTTCGATTGCACTCGTGAAGGGGTGCTGGTCACTGATAGCAAAGGCTTGATCGTCCATGTGAACCGGGCGTTCATGGAAATCACCGGCTACCAGCGCGAGGAGGTGTTGGGTCAGCGACCGAACATGTTCAAGTCGGGCCATCACCCGCCGGGTTTCTACCAGGCGATGTTCGCCACACTCGACAGCCTCGGCGAGTGGAGCGGGGAAATCTGGAACCGTCGCAAAAGCGGCGAGATCTACCCGCAATGGCAGACGATCCGTCTCATTCACGATGATCAGGGCCAGTTCAGCCAGTACGTTGCGGTGTTTTCCGACATCAGCGCGATCAAGAAGTCCGAACATGAACTGACGCACCTGGCCCATCACGATCCGTTGACCGATCTGCCCAATCGCCTGCTGCTTACCGACCGTGCCGGGCAGGCCGTGGTTTCGGCGCAGGTCCATAAGCGCGGTTGCGCGTTGTTGATGATCGATCTGGACCACTTCAAGTTGATTAACGACAGTCTCGGCCACAGTGTCGGCGATCAGCTGCTCAAGGGCGTGGCTGAGCGCCTGAACGCCTTGTTCGGCCCTGACATCACACTGGCGCGACTCAGTGGCGATGAATTTGCGGTATTGGCTGAAAACTGCCCGCAACCGGGGCACGCCGCGGCGCTGGCTCAGCGGGTCATCGATGGCCTTAAAGAACCGTTCCAGATCAACGGGCATCCGCTATTTATCAACGCCAGCATCGGCATCAGCCTGTTCCCCAGCGATGCCTTGAGTGCCGAGCAACTGTTGCGCAACGCCGACTCGGCGCTGTTCAAGGCCAAGAGCGCTGGCCGCGACGGCTACGCTCTCTACACCGAAGAACTGACCGCGCATGCCCAGCAACGCGTTGAGATCGCATTCGAATTGCGCCGAGCGCTGGAGCAGCAGGAATTGCGGGTTTATTACCAGCCTGTGCATGACCTCAAAACCAGTCGCCTGATCGGCGTCGAGGCGCTGGTGCGCTGGGAGCATCCGCAACGCGGGCTGGTGTCGCCGGCTGAATTTATCCCTATTGCCGAACGCACGGGGCTGATCGCTGAGATCGATGCCTGGATCATGCGCCAGGCCTGCCAGCAGATGTGCCTGTGGCAAGCGGCGGGCGTGGTGTTGTCGTTTGTCGCGGTGAATGTTTCTTCTCGCCTGTTCGCCCGACGCGAGTTGTATCAGCAGGTGGCTCAGGTGCTGCACGATACTGGCCTGGATCCTGCGTATCTGGAGCTGGAAGTCACCGAAAGCGCGGTGATGGAAGACCCGGAAGTGGCGTTGGAACAGATGCATCGCTTGCGCGAGTTGGGCGTGAGGCTGGCCATCGATGATTTCGGCACGGGCTATTCATCATTGCTGCGGCTCAAGCGTTTGCCGGTGCAAAAGCTCAAGATCGATCAGGGATTTGTCGCAGGCTTGCCGGGTGATGAGGATGACGCGGCGATCGCGCGGATAATCATTGCGCTGGCGCAGAGCATGGGGATGCAAGTGCATGCCGAGGGGGTCGAGCAGGCCGAGCAGGCGAGTTTCCTGCTCGAGCACGACTGCGATTTGGGGCAAGGGTACTGGTTTGGGCGGCCGATGCCGGCGGCATCATTGGATTGGACCCGGGCGCCAGTGATTCTCCCGCGCTGA
- the oscA gene encoding sulfur starvation response protein OscA produces the protein MSASLRSVDGQDEATILREIQSALRDLRFGAVEITVHNAQVVQIERKEKFRLQNPGNKPS, from the coding sequence ATGAGCGCATCCCTACGTAGTGTTGACGGGCAGGACGAAGCCACCATTTTGCGTGAGATCCAGAGCGCCCTGCGCGATCTGCGCTTTGGCGCGGTGGAAATCACCGTGCACAACGCCCAGGTGGTTCAGATCGAACGCAAAGAGAAATTCCGTTTGCAGAACCCGGGCAACAAACCGAGCTGA